The following nucleotide sequence is from Nothobranchius furzeri strain GRZ-AD chromosome 6, NfurGRZ-RIMD1, whole genome shotgun sequence.
ttctgcatgcaaATCAGATattttacaaggtgagctacacactagTAACATTcaatgtatctgtaacatttatatccttgatgacacctgaaacaaagtcaatccaaagaacggttcggagtgaaaatggctattttgttgctaatttgcaggaaatatctagaagaaagttctacagaaagtagctaagggtcctcagaaatgtagctaggttcatcacttagcgttaggaacagcgacatagtggcactgcctctctctctgctgctaaagctacggatagcaaatgctacgggcgatgcctgagcgtgaacgcacatgaagcagcctgctcgacccgagcatctctctttttctgtgattttacagaaaaacaggcaatcacagtaaaaatgccagggctcattctacaggaccagggcattgcaggagaatgtatgaagaagaaatgtattatttctatacatgttttgactgtcaaacttccttatagtccctttgaaAAAAATTTTGTTTTACCCACAGAAATAAAATGTTTGGTCTGCACTTTAACTGCATCTAACTTGTTTCTTTTATAATATGTTGTGGTAAAGTCCAGAACTTAAAAACGGAATCAGCTTGATTGATAAAAAATATTTTGTAGATTTTGAATTTCAGACTCAGGTTGCAGAGTTTGGTTGTGACCAGCAGGAGGTGCTGTTTGACCTTTGAACGTTCTGAAATGTAAATCATCAAATTAAGCGTTTTTCTTTGCTTAATTTATTAGATATGCTAAATAAATGAGGAAACAACTAATTTTAGAAACTCAGGCGCACCAGAAGCAGTTAGATCAATTTTATTAAAACCAATTAAAAAGCCAAACAGCACTTTGGTTTTTCACCTGATTAAGTGTTTAATGGTGTTAAATTTAGTCTGACTGAGCCAGATTACCTCTCCTCAGACGTGAAGAGTCCTCCTTTAAACAGAAGAGGTTCTGACTTTGAGTGGTTGCTCATGCAGGACCAACATCTGGGTTCAGGCTGGAGGTTAGAGTCCGGTTCTGGCTGAGAAAGAAGGATCCTGGAaacaagaagatgacttcagagcATAATCATTTATATCATGCAGGGTAGGGTGGTGATTACTTGGTGGCTGAATATCAACAATTATTGTGTTTTTCCTGCAGCCTTTAGAGAAGTCTGACTGTGGCAGCCACTAGAAAAGTTATTCTCACAGAGTCAGGATtaaacaattattataataaaaataagatTACTATAATTACTACAATTTAATATACATTTTTAAACTTAATATAATAAAACACATATGAGTTGATATTAAGTtagcattttattattattatttttttgttttatttatttatttattttattattattattttattattattactgcttTTGAATAATCTGAGTTACAACAGcatttaatttccctctggggtcAAAATAGTatttaattaaattgaattgaaatccTGAACAGACaatttatttaatttctgacatAAATTAAACTTAACTAAAGACTGCAGGAATAAAGACATAACTTTGAACTGTGCAAATTCCCCAATCTTACATTGGCTTTAATTGTTAATAAGTAACCAAAATACAATATTCAAATAATGGTTTTTGAATTATATACATAAACAGGATAATTCTATAGTAAATGTTCACTTCTTTAATACATTGTTTCTAAAATAACAATTTTTTAAGCATTTTAACAAGATATTAGAACATTTGTGTAGTTTTATAATCAAGCCACAGCTCATCAGAAAGCAACATTAttataacctttatttaaccaggaaaaaGTCTCGTTGAGATTAAAATCTCCTTTGCAAGAGCATCCTGGCCAGGACAAACGGGGTTAcatattcacccatgcacacaagaTAAAGAATTAAAACCAGTAAAcaaaatattattaataataataacacatttTACAATCAATCAAAACAGCTACAGATTAATCTGACAGCATCTTTATCATTTTAAAGCCTTTTTAAAAATTCTAAGGATTTTTCAGTTTTAAATCGTTTTGTTCACTTACATGTTCTTTAAACGAAGCTGTTTAAGTAAATTCAGGTAGACTCACAGCAACTCTTCTTGAGTTCAACATTCTGTAAAACAGCAGAAGTATATCACTAACAACACTCATTAGATCAAAAGCGtcttcagaaaagcacaaaatcaaTCTTTTCTGTAAGATTTGAAAACACGTTAATAACATGTTAATAGCGTGTTAATAATGGTACTCTGGTGACCTCTAGTGGTAAAATATGTAAACTTCATAAATTTGGTTCGGACTATTTGGCCTACAAAGTTTAACTGTTCTTTCTTATAAATAAGTTTGTAAGTCATTTTGCTCTAAAAACGCTTTAAAATTTCCTTCACTTACCTAAAAACAACAATTTCTGAGTTACTGTGCATTTTAGGTCCACTGAGGGTTTTTTTGTTGTTCATTTCTGTGTTCAATTCTTGTCAGTGTTTGAATCTGCAGCTTTTTTGCCATTTCATAAAAAATCACATTGAATTAATTTGACTTTTTCTGTATATACTTCTTTCATAGTTCAGACATAATTAGGAGTGGAGTTTCTCCCTGAGTACTTGAAGGTGTGATTTTCTGACAAACACAGTGTGCTAGATTGTTGTTTTAACCAATGTGTACCATTAAAACTTGTTTATTTGCTGTTCTGTTTTTACTTTCTGAACAACCACGTGTGACATGTGGGTGTTCAAGAGGCTAACAATAAAACAGACTTACTGGCAGGTCAGGAGGCAGAGTTTCATCATCCTGGAGCCCTGCAGGGGAATTACACATGATTCATGATGGCTCCTTTCACAAATAGGTCAGAATCAGGAAGTTGGTCAGGATGTTATTCTATctatatgttgttgttgtttctggTGACAGAAGACATGTTTCATATTAAGAGCTGAGTGAAAGTTATTCTTCCCAGGAATGAGGAAAAACATTGGTTTTCATTCCAAAATAAGAGTAAAAAGCTGTTTCCAAAGCTGCTATCTGACAAACTTCAACTAGAGCAGGAAGTAGGCTATGTAGGGGGCCGCACACTTAGACAATCCTCTGACGCAGAAGAACCACCTACAAAAGTGCATTATGTTAAATTATAATCAATGAATTCTGATAAGCAGTAGTTTTGAATGTCGAGCACGCCTTCCTAAACCATTTGAAATAGGGCGCTTTTCTGACGCTGATCTTTTTTACTAttataactaactaactaactaaataaataaataaacatctgtTCTTGACTGACTGCCATCCAAAGACATGTCAATAAAAACAGTTATGTTAGTAGCAGCAACAAAGTACAAAAACATCTGTTCACTTTTGGTTTTCTAAGTTTATAACGAAATACGTATTTTTCTGGAGAAAACAATAACTGAAATGCCATGATTATAACGAGCTGAAATAAGCACCTATTTTTAAAAACAAGTGAAAGTGTAAAAGAAATCAGGCTTACCTTGTTGAAGAAGCAGCCATCATCTTGAGGCTTTGGCCATCGCCAATCGTGTGACCACTGACGTAAACACGAAGTCAAACCGGTTTTCTGAGGTAAGCTCCGCCCATTGCCTAGTGGGAGAGAGATTAGTGAAAAACAGAGAAATCGTTTAGCAACAGCAGAAGTCGGTCATCAAGATGTGATCAATAAAAAAAATAGTTATTTTGACTACATTTTGATTCTAATTTATAAGGCATCTTGTTTTTCAGTATTTGAGACCCCACGAACTCTGTTTTATTTTTGAAAGAACTgctactgaaaaaaaaaaaaaaattcgggTCGTTGCACCCCGGAACTGAAGGGGGCGCTATTCCTATGCTCACTTGCAAACGCTGTAGAAGAAAAAAGTCGTCGATTGAAACTATGGGAAATGGAAAACACACAGAGTCAACAAAAGGTATTTTACGTTATCAAACTGATTGTCTACATGGAAATGTACCTTGATTCACACGAACCAAGTCACTAGCATTGAGTTATAGGCTGGCGAGGCTAAAGTTTGCGCATAGCATTGGAAGTTACTAGCTAACTGTTTCATCACGTGAATTAGATAAAAACGACAGGTAGATAAACACGCTTATAACAGAGGAATAAGGGGATGTTGGCAAATTTATCGGGACATGTGGCTTCTTATGACACTTTTAGAATCCTAAGATTCCCAAGATCGACATCTGCAGCTCAAATGTGTTTCATGAGGAACATCCCTAATTTCCAGGCTTCTTTGACGAGCTACATGTAAAACCGTTTGACCGTCAAATAACTATATAGTTGAAGCTCTGACGGGATGTCAAGCTTCTCTAAACTCTGAACCAGCTGTTTGTATGCTCCGTGATGGATATATGTGTATTTCTTTTAAAACTTAAGTCTCATAGTCATCACACACCGGTGAGCTGCAGctttggctgcgctcgggaactatttgggtggtgtcatgttttatttattttgttagtttgttttttacatttgttttatATGGACATCTTTTCTTCTGAAAGAAAGTTTTGACTTtactgtttgttttcattttacagttacacatgtccatttgtaaTGCCCAGAGAGGAGAGAGTTTAAAACCCTGCAGCAAGGATGACAAATACAGATGTCCCCTTTGCTCTTACGCTGCCGAGGAGTCGTACAAGGTGGAGATGCATATTGCAAATACGGCTATGGTTCTTCATAATGGTTTGTAAaactaaacttcattttcttgacatttctttttaaattttaaccCTTTTGTTGAATCTAAATTTTATTAACACATGAGAGTTTGGGGAAAGTTTGCTAGCTTTCTCAAAATAAGGCAAGGCACATTGTATCGCACATTTTAAACACCAACACAATTCGGTGTGCTTTCCAGCAGCATGAATAGCACgaacattaaagggactttacggagttttgaatttttatgctcgcgattgccctctcaggccaaaagcgtaacggcagcttcaatagtaggctcgtgcacgaggtgcgcatgctgtacgtgcacactccttaacgaaaataacagctgagacagtcccttgtgtgtgtgtgtgtgtgtgtgtgtgtgtgtgtgtgtgtgtgtgtgtgtgtgtgtgtgtgtgtggcccggagggcagatgacaggagaacatgcagctaattaattaaataatttggttctgtacctttctcttcagcacagccgacaaaggtttaagatgggtcagtcctcctgcatgctcagatcattcccttcccttgcttgaaaaattgttccaaaatgaaagttgaacccacatctttttttatctgtgaattcaatgccgttcggcgagtctcaaataaaaatttgggcatcttactgtaaaaaatttaccattaatgtaaaaaaagaaactaaataaactatattcacatccagaatcgaacccaggtcttctgcatgagagtcagacatcttacaagataAGCTACACACCAGTCACATTcatagtatctgtaacatttatatccttgatgacaagcTGAaaaaacgttcaaagaacggttcggagggctgcgcctgagcgtgaacgcgcatgaagcagcctgctcgacccgagcagctctccttttctgtgattttacagaaaaacaggcaatcacagtaaaaatgccagggctcattctacaggaccagggcattgcaggagaatgtatgaagaagaaatttattatttctatacatgttttggctgtcaaacttctataatgcccctttaaaataaTCTGACAGCATAATTTAAGTACACAGATAAAATTCAgtctaaataaatacacaaatgaatttcagatttaagaatcagataaaaggcaaagttaaagggtgagcagctaCAGTGCAGAAGGAGCAGTATGAgcaacattcattcaaaggctaatgaatgcatgaatttttttaattaaaaaattacAGGAGTTGGAACACTTTTGGGGCTGTAAGGAAGCTGTTTTCTCTATTTTCTCCCCCTTTTTGCTTTTCTCCTGCTATACAGTAACCTTTAGCATGTGTGTTCGATGCTATAAAACTCATTGATGGTTTGTCACATTTTGAGAGTAAATTAATTGTTTCTGGCATAAATAGATCAATAAATTTTTTAATGTGTAGTTGTTGATCCtatttctttgttttggttgtttcagAATTCTGTATCTTCAAATGTTGTCTATCGTGTGCCAGGAAACCTCACTTTCATTGCCCATATTGTTCATTAACCTTCGCAAGAAGAGACCGGTTTGTAAGTCATTTGGTGAGTCACACAATGACTATCAACTTGCCGTCCAGCTGTGTATCAGCAGAGCTGCCTGTCCAGCCACCAACAACCATGAACCAGACAGCCTCCACAGCATGGCTAATTATCCAGGCAGCAGAAATCAACAACCAGGCAGCAATAGCTGCACAGCAATTTTTCCAGACAGCGACCCTAACACCGTTACCTGTGCAGGCAGCTGCAACCAACAGCCAGGCAGCCAAAGTTGCACAGTTACCCATCCAGACAGAAGCAGAAACACTGCTGCTTGTGCAGGCAGCCACAGCAGCACAGCTACCTCACCAGCCAGCAGCAACCAACAGCCTGGCTGCCACAGAGGCTCATTCACCTGTCCAGATGAAAAAGGCAAGCTCAAGGTCCAAAGATATAATTACATGTGAAATCTGCAATCTGCGCTTAAAGAAAAAGAATGCTCGACTTCATTTGAAAAGAAAACACCAGGAGAACGCAGATCCAGTCGCCAGCTACCATCATTTAAAGAGCCAGTGTGTGGATGCCAAAAGAGGTGTGTTTGCTGTTGAGAAATCCTTTAATGGTCCACCGGAGCCtgtgcatgttataaaatataccTCGTCACTGGGTCACAGGTTAGAATGCGAGCTTGACAGGTGTAATGCGAATGCTCAGTTTGCCAATCGGATTGGGATCCAGCGTTTTGAGTGTGAACATATCCAGTCGCTACCATTTTGCCCCTGTGCCACCGAGTTAGAAGGATGTCTTTCTGAGTCTAGCCTCGATGTTCTGGTTGAGAACTTCCTGTTCAGTCAGCAGCGAAAAGAGGATCTTTTAAAGAAACTGCAGGAAGCAACCAAAAATGATGCACCTTTGTCTGTCCTCCTTACTGTCGGTGGAACAGAAACTACATTTCACGTGTCAGTCTTTGAACCAAAAACAACATTTGTTAGTGGCAGGGTGATAGTTACCCATGACAGCAAGACAAGCACCTGGCATTGCCCCTGCATAGATGGGAAGTTTTCCTGTACACACAAGGCTACAGCAAAGTGGCATCTATTTGAGAAAATGCCCAAAATGTTTGAAACCGCAAAAATTCCAAAGGAAGACTTTACGTGTGATGAAGCTGAGGACATTGGATCAATCACTGATGAAGCAGCTGAAAGGATGATCAAATATTTGATTTCACACAAGAAAATCCCTGCTCAGCTTCCTGAAACACTGGTCACCAGCAGCAGAGATGCCAAGGCCCTCAGCGGGTTCCCCAAACATCTGATTCCATCAGAGGACGCATGCACGGAGTGTGGACAGCACGCGCTTGGTGAACCCCAGCTAATATCTGCAACAGCAAAAATCCTGACTTTATCTGGTTTAGTTACAggtttgtcattttttacagtttAATAACATTTCTACTGATTAATTGTAGCTTTAGCTCTTTAAGGTAAGGTTTGTTTAATCCTTTTAGGTATATCAACGTACAGGAAGACTTGCCTGAACTGTGACATGGTGTATCGCTACCAAGACTGGCAAGATGGTGTCCACAATTTTGATGACCACTTGCTACTGTCCATACATTTGTGCCTTTTGTTGAGGAATGCGCTGCAGGTTAGTTCTTGTTTTTAATGCAGAGTGTTAAATGTCACGTTTGTGTTTAGTGAGTTATAAGAAATGGTGACTGACAAGTTTCAGATGTATGTGATTTTGAGATTTGCTAGTGTGAAAAAGGAGTAAACTATCCCATAATTGTTTTCTCACATTTCTGTAGACGCACACCTCTGTCGGCCGTATCATTGAAATAATCGAACTTACGGAGAGGGAAAGTTTTCCTAACAAGGATCGGATCCTGCAGGCATATTTATCATTTGAGGGTCTAACTGACCATGACTACCTGTATGCGTGTGATTCATGTGGGTATCACCCAGCTGTAGTAGTCATGGGCGTCCATAATGAAGGTGTTTTCAGCCTACCAGGTAAATATTCATCATCTAAACCTGTACTGATGCCTAATCTGTTATCAGAAACGAACATTCCACATAATATGAAATACTGTATTTTTCCTATATTTCTAAAGTCAGTGAAATACCAAATCCACCGCAGAACTACAATGGAGAAGTGAATGCACACTCCTTTTGGGAAGCCGTGACCATGGAAGTAATTAGCCATGGACTTTATCCACGTAAGTCCGTGTAAACAGCCtgaaaacaaaaatgaaatgCCCTAAGTGTCCCACGCTGTGGAGATAATGCCTGTAAGAAAAAAACGACGTGTCTCTGTTGTTTCAGCCGGCTGCAGGAATCCTTTTGTTGTGGAACCTACTTACCACAACTGGTCCCCCTGGATTGGACCGCATACAAGACACTCCGACATTCTGTTAAACACAGAGAGCGAGAAAGTCTGCATGCCTGATTTGAGCGATGGCGTGGACCAGTATCTGACAAAAGAACAGCTTGCAGATGAAGTTCTCAATTTAAAGGTATTTCACATACAGACTTGTGTCAATCTTTGATCAAGTTAAAAGAAAGTTTCCACGTTAATCTATGCTTTTGTGTTATT
It contains:
- the LOC107374807 gene encoding uncharacterized protein, with amino-acid sequence MENTQSQQKLHMSICNAQRGESLKPCSKDDKYRCPLCSYAAEESYKVEMHIANTAMVLHNEFCIFKCCLSCARKPHFHCPYCSLTFARRDRFVSHLVSHTMTINLPSSCVSAELPVQPPTTMNQTASTAWLIIQAAEINNQAAIAAQQFFQTATLTPLPVQAAATNSQAAKVAQLPIQTEAETLLLVQAATAAQLPHQPAATNSLAATEAHSPVQMKKASSRSKDIITCEICNLRLKKKNARLHLKRKHQENADPVASYHHLKSQCVDAKRGVFAVEKSFNGPPEPVHVIKYTSSLGHRLECELDRCNANAQFANRIGIQRFECEHIQSLPFCPCATELEGCLSESSLDVLVENFLFSQQRKEDLLKKLQEATKNDAPLSVLLTVGGTETTFHVSVFEPKTTFVSGRVIVTHDSKTSTWHCPCIDGKFSCTHKATAKWHLFEKMPKMFETAKIPKEDFTCDEAEDIGSITDEAAERMIKYLISHKKIPAQLPETLVTSSRDAKALSGFPKHLIPSEDACTECGQHALGEPQLISATAKILTLSGLVTGISTYRKTCLNCDMVYRYQDWQDGVHNFDDHLLLSIHLCLLLRNALQTHTSVGRIIEIIELTERESFPNKDRILQAYLSFEGLTDHDYLYACDSCGYHPAVVVMGVHNEGVFSLPVSEIPNPPQNYNGEVNAHSFWEAVTMEVISHGLYPPGCRNPFVVEPTYHNWSPWIGPHTRHSDILLNTESEKVCMPDLSDGVDQYLTKEQLADEVLNLKLSEIKKLCKKCGIDGRGSKLDLVRRLRDEMDSSAIYNQVFKKLRGASGGWAVITCPCGVVYSLKFNLRAERPSDFADLLLSWKIFPNITVYDNASGLVSHINERCPQDTPFAIHEGTLLDHTAENIRQAAEHNLKVNLPWLKRRKQPEDVGGHPVTGSAEHYCLSDNFHQSNNKQNSDILRHIEIVPELAETLNSQCAEQLFADMRKNNYFLNRLTLSAHMFLQRNIMHNYNVRKNTRAKEYM